From the genome of Streptomyces sp. S4.7:
TCGCGCCGATGGTGCCGGCCGGGCTGGCCGCGCGGCTCCCGGTCCGCAGTTGGACCTCGCTGTACGGCGGCGGGCACATCGACCCGTCGCCGCCCGGCCCGGAGGAGACCGCCTTCGTCCAGTATTCGTCCGGCAGCACCAGCGTGCCCAAGGGCTGCGCGCTCACCTCCCGCGCCATCGCGACGCACCTGCACATGCTCTACGACCTGGCGGACGGGCGCGTGGGCGACGAGACGATCGTCTCCTGGCTGCCGCTCTCCCACGACATGGGGATCTTCGGAACCCTGCTGAACGCCTGGGCGTTCGACTACGACTTCGTCCTCTCCTCCCCCGAACGCTTCGGGATGGCGCCGCGCACCTGGTTCCGGGACATGTCGGAGTTCGGCGCCACCATGTCCGCCGGCACCAACACCGCCCTGCACCTGGCGGCCAGGGCGCAGGGCCGCACGCCGCTGCCGAAGCCGCTCGCCCTCAAGGTCTTCGTCGTGGGCGCCGAGCGAGTGGACGCGGCGACCCTGGAGACCACCATGGCCGCGTTCGGGCCCTCGGGCCTGTCCCGGGCGGCGTTCATGCCCGCCTACGGCATGGCCGAGGCGACCCTGGCGGTCTCCAGCAGCAGGACGTGGCTGGAACCGTCCACCCGCAGCTTCGACGGGGCGGGGCTGATGGCCGGTGAGATCACCGAGGTCCCCGACGGCACTCCGGGCGCCACGCGGCTGGTATCCAACGGACCGCCGCTTCCCGGGGTCACGGTGACCACGCAGGAGCCGGGCCGGGTCTCACAGCTCCTGGTCTCCTCCCCCAGTCTGGCCTCCGGCTACCTCGGGGACCCCGTGCAAACGGCCGAGCGGTTCCGGGACGGCGTGCTGCACACCGGCGACCTGGGCTTCGTCCACGAGGGCGAGGTGTACTTCGTCGGCCGGGCCGACGACCTGATTTCGGTAGGGGGGCGCAACGTCTACACCAGCGAGATCGAGTCGGCGGTCGAGTCGCTCGGCTCGGTCCGCACGGGGTGCTCGGCTCTGGTGGACGTGGCCGACGGCGGCGTCTCCCGGCTGGTCCTGTTGCTGGAGCCCAGGCGGCGGAGCGACGACTTCCACCTGATCGCCGACCGGGCCGCCGCCGTCGCGCGTGAGAAGTCGGGCATCGCGCTCGCGGAGTGCGTCTTCGTCGAGCGCGGCCACCTGCCCCGGACACCCAGCGGGAAGGTCCAGCGCTTCCGCTGCCGGGCCGCCCTGAGGCCGGGCGGGGACGCGATCAAGACCCTGGCCCGGGTCCTCCTCGGCTGACCCGTCGACACCGTTCGAGAGAAGGATTCCATGCCGCAAGACGGCTCGGCTCAGCCATACTTCTTCACCTCCACAGAGATCACCGGCCGGGAGGACTGGCTTCGCCTGCACCTCAACGAGAACCCGTACGGCCCTCCGCCCGGCACGGTCGAGGACGTGTGCGCCGAGGCCTCCGACCACCTAAACCGTTACCCGGACAGCGAGTGCGCGGCGATGCGGGAGCGTCTGGCCGAGCACTTCCGGGTCGCCCCCGAAATGATCGCGCTCGGCAACGGCACCGATGAGCTGGTGCTGCTCGCCTCGCTGACGTTCCTGCGCGGGACCGGCGGCTTCGTCGCCACCACCGGCGGCACCTTTCCCGGCTACGTGACCTCGGCCGCGGCCGTGGGCGCGCGGACGCACACCGTCCCGTTGACGGGCGCGGCGATCCCGGTCGCCGGCCTCACGGCCGCCATGCGGCAGGGTGCCGCCCTCACGTTCGTCTGCAACCCGCTCAACCCCACCGGGGCGCTGCTGGACCGCGACGAGGTCCATGAGCTGATCGACACCGCCGAGAGCACCGGAACCGTGCTGGTATTCGACGAGGCGTACATCGACTTCGCCGGCCCCGCCCACGAGTTCGCGCTGGAGGCGGTGCGGGAGGGACGGCGGGTGCTGGTGACCCGCACCTTCTCCAAGGCGTGGGGCCTGGCCTCGGTGCGCGCGGGCTTCGCCGTCGGCCCACCGGACCTGATCGGGCAGCTCAACACCACCGCGATGGCGCTGCCCTTCAACGTCAACCGCCAGGCCCAGCGGGCCGTGCGGCGCGCCCTGGACGTACCCGAGTACCTGGACCGGGTGCGGGCGGACAACGCCAGGGTCAGGGAGCTGCTGTGCAAGACCCTGGACTCGCTGGGTCTCGGCTACTTTCCCTCGGCGGCGAACTTCGTGATGGCGCAGGTTCCGGGGAAGGGCTCCGAACCTGGCGACAGCGTCCGCTTCGCTGCCCGTCTCGCCGAGGAGCACCACGTCCTCGTCCGCGATCTGACCGCCCTCGGGCTGCCGGGCCTGCTGCGCATCTCGGTCGGTACGGAGGCGGAGGTCGAACGCCTCGCCGCAGCTCTGACCCAGCTGCTCGGCCGACCGTGACCCGGTTCCGTGCCGAGTGCCGCCCGGCACGGAGCCCGATTCCGGCGCCGGATCGGCACATCTCACGAATGGAGCGGAGCAACCGGCCATGAGCCACTACAAGTCGAATCTGCGGGACCTGGAGTTCGTCCTCTTCGAGGTGCTGGGCCGCGCCGGGGCATACGGTCGGGGGGCGTTCGCCGCAACCGACCAGGAGACCGCGCGGGCCATGCTGGCCGAGGTCGAGCGCCTGGCCGTGCACCAACTGGCGGACGCCTCCGTGGCGGCGGACCGCACCCCGCCGGTCTACGATCCCGCGGCTCGCTCGGTCACGCTGCCCGACTCCTTCAAGCGCGCCTATCGGGCCTGGCTTCAGGGCGGCTGGCACCTGCTCGACCTGCCGGTGTCGCAGGGTGGGGCCGAGGTGCCGCCGTCGCTGCGCTGGGCGGTGGCGGAGCTGGCTCTGGGCGCCAACCCCGCGCTCTACCTCTATCAGGGGTTCGTCGGCTTCGCGCGAGTACTCGACCGCCTCGGCAACCAGGAGCAACGGCAGCTCGCCCGGGTGATGGCCGAACGGCAATGGGGCGGCACCATGGTGCTGACCGAACCCGAGGCGGGCAGTGACGTGGGCGCCTGCCGGACCAGGGCGCGGCGGCAACCCGACGGGAGCTGGCACCTGGAGGGGGTCAAGCGGTTCATCACCTCCGGCGAGCACGATCTGGCCGAGAACATCGTCCACTTCGTACTCGCCCGGCCGGACGGCCACGGTCCCGGAACCAAGGGACTGTCACTGTTCCTGGTGCCCAAGTTCCGGATCGCCGAGCCAGCGACCGGCCGGCTGGGGGCCCGCAACGGGGTCTACGCCACCGCGCTGGAGGACAAGATGGGCCTCAAGGCCTCGGCAACCTGTGAACTCACCTTCGGGGCCGAGGAGCCGGCGGTCGGCATGCTGCTCGGCGAGGAGCACGACGGCATCCGGCAGATGTTCCAGATCCTCGAGCAGGCCCGGATGATCGTCGGGACCAAGTCCGCGGCCACCTTGTCCTCCGGGTACCTCAACGCGGCCGCGTACGCGAAGGAGCGGGTGCAGGGCTCGGACTTGGCCGCCCTCGGCGACCGCTCCGCCCCCAAGGTGCCCATCATCCGGCACCCGGAGGTACGGCGCTCGCTGCTGCTCCAGAAGGGCTTCGCGGAGGGGCTGCGCGCCCTGGTCCTCTACACGGCGACCGTGCAGGACCGGATCGCGTCGGCGCTCGCCGAGGGGAGCACCGACGAGGAGGCGACGGCGCTCAACGACCTGCTCCTGCCCATCGTCAAGGGCTACAGCTCCGAGCGCGCCTGCGAGCAGCTCAACCACGCCCTGCAGATTCTGGGCGGAGCGGGCTACACGAAGGACTTTCCGCTGGAGCAGTACATCCGCGACACCAAGATCGACACCCTGTACGAGGGAACCACCGCCATCCAGGGGATGGACTTCTTCTTCCGCAAGGTCGCCCGGGACCAGGGCTCGGCCCTGCACGCCCTGCTCGCCGAGGTGGAGAAGGAGGCGCGCAACGAGACGGGTGGCGGCCTGGCGGCGGAGCGTGCGCTGCTCGCGGAAGCGGTGGCGCAACTGCGCGCGATGGCAGACGTCATGGGCACGTGGCTGCTCTGTTCGCTGGAGGAGCCGACGGCCGTCCACCAGGTGGGGTTGAACACCACACGGCTGCTGATGGCAACCGGCGACGTGCTGCTCGGCTGGCTGCTGCTCCGTCAGGCAACGGTGGCCGAGGAGAAGCTGGCGACGTATCAGGATGACCGGAACAGCGCCGAGCACGCGTTCTATCTGAGCAAGATAGCGACGGCCAGGTTTTTCGCACAGGAGGTGCTTCCGCTGCTCACCGCCCAACGCGCTCTCGCCGAACGTCAGGACAGCGTCCTGATGGAGCTGCCGGACGACGCCTGGTGACCACGTACCGGGCCCCGCGATCCATCGGCTCGCCACCCGCGAAGCGCCCGACCCCTCCAGGGCGTGTCTCACAGGTCCCGCCCTTCGGGCGGACGACGCCACTTCCGAAACACGCCCCAGGTCCCCTCATCGTCGCGCATGCAAGGAGCCGCTCGTGACCGAGTCCAACACCACCGTCCTCGCCCCGGGCCACCAGACGATGCTGCTGGCTCACCGCGCCATGGTGCGCGACCTTGAGCGCATCGGCCGCGCCGCCCGTGAACTGCCGGCGGTCAACGCTGAACGCACCGCCGCTCTGCGCGACTACGTGGGAAGGATCTTCCAGCTGATCGAGCACCACCACGAGGGCGAGGACGACTTCCTCTGGCCGAAGCTGCGCGAACGCGGCGCCGACGAGGAGGCGCTGGCCCTGATGACCGCCGAGCACGAGGAGCTCACCAAGGTCCTGCACACCTGGCACACGACGAGTCGGCGGCTCGGTACCGATGAGGCGGCCCCGGCTGAGCTGGCCACCCGGACGGACGAGCTGCGCGTGCAGCTCGCCAAGCACGCCGCCGACGAGGAACGCGAGCTGTCGGGGCGACTGGCCCCCGCCCTGGACGACAGGATCTGGAAGGGCTTCGCGAAGCACATGCGAAAGACGGCACCGGTCTGGACACTGCGGTTCATGCCGGCCTGGCTGCTGTCCGCGGCGGGTCCCGGAGAGCGCGACGGTGTGCCCGGCGCACCGGTCGGGCGGCTGTTCAGCGGCTGGCTGGAGAAGAACCGGCTCGCCGCCTTCGGTGAGCACTACCGAACACACCGGCCAGGGGACTGATCCACCGGCGCCCGGCTCCGGCGCGCCGGAAATGAATGAACGGCACAACCGAACAACTGAACCGCCCGGTCACCGAACACTTCCAACTCGTGTGACGCCGGGTGGCGGTTCAGCACATCCCGAATGAGAGGGAATATCTATGCAAGTACCAATATATTCCCCGCCCCCTGGGCAGAAGAGAGGGGACGCGACAGGCCCCCCACCGTCGGCGCTCCTCGAAGCGGGCCGCCGTTGGATCGAGGAGTTCATCACCCGACCGCACGAGGGCACGAACAGGGAGGGCGCGGTCTGCCCCTTCGTGGAACCCGCGACGAGGGCGGGGACCTTCCTGCTGAGGGAGTGGGAGGTCGATCCGGAGATCGACACCGAGGGCCTGGTGCAAGTGGTGCGCCGGATGGCCGAGACGTTCGAGACCATCCGCTGGGAGGGCCGTAACCGCACCCTGCACACGCTGGTGCTGGTGCTCTCGGGTCTGCCCGAGCGGCGCTTCCGTCTGCTCGACGAGGCGCACCGCCTGGTCAAGCCCGAGCTGGTGGACAGGGAGCTGATGGCCGCGCAGTTCCATCCGCACTGCGACGAACGGGCCGCCCGCAACCCTGAGTTCCAGGTGGCCCGGGCTCCGGTGCCGATGCTCGCCATGCGCCGGATGGCCTTCCACGACGTGCTCTTCCTCGACTCCGATCCCGAGTGGTTCGCCGCCTACGAGAAGCGGTACGGCACGCGGCACGAGCGGGGACCGGCCGTCGACCCGCTGTTCGCCGAGACGTACGCCGCGGCGCGGGACCGGTGGGACAGGGCCTGACCTCCCCGTCACCGCGCCCGCGGTTCCCCACCGCGCGATGATCCCGAGAACGAGCCGCCCCGAGTCCGGTTCGACCTCGCAGGCTCCGGTGTCGCGCGGTTCGTCGGGTACGGCGGGCCGGGTCACGCCCCCGAGCATCACGCCACCGGGCGGCGGGGTCCGCATGGAAGGATGGGCCAAAACGTAACGATCCGAGGAGCTGACCGGGTGCCTGGCACAAATCTGACCCGCGAGGAGGCGCAGCAGCGAGCGCGCCTCCTCACCGTGGACTCGTACGAGATCGACCTCGATCTCGGCGGCGCGCAGGAGGGCGGGACCTACCGGTCCGTCACGACCGTGCGCTTCGAGAGCGCGGACGCCGGGGCGGAGACCTTCATCGACCTGGTGGCGCCCGCCGTGCACGAGGTGGTGCTGAACGGCAAGGCGCTGGACGTGGCCGCGGTGTTCCGGGACTCGCGCATCGCGCTCCCGCATCTGCGGCAGGGCGCGAACGAGCTGACGGTGACCGCGGACTGCGAGTACACCAACACCGGTGAGGGTCTGCACCGGTTCGTCGACCCGGTCGACCAGCAGGCGTATCTGTACACGCAGTTCGAGGTGCCGGACGCGCGGCGCGTGTTCGCGTCGTTCGAGCAGCCGGACCTCAAGGCGACGTTCCGGTTCACCGTGACGGCCCCCGAGGGCTGGACCGTCATCTCGAACTCCCCGACGCCGGAGCCCGATTCGAACGTGTGGCGTTTCGAGCCGACGCCGCGGATCTCGACGTACATCACCGCGCTGATCGTCGGCCCGTACCACTCGGTGCACAGCGCGTACGACAAGGACGGCCGGTCGGTGCCGCTCGGTGTCTACTGCCGGCCCTCGCTGGCCGAGTACCTGGACGCGGACGCGATCTTCGAGGTCACCCGGCTCGGTTTCGACTGGTTCCAGGAGAAGTTCGACTACGCGTACCCGTTCGCCAAGTACGACCAGCTCTTCGTGCCCGAGTTCAACGCGGGCGCGATGGAGAACGCGGGCGCCGTCACCATCCGCGACCAGTACGTCTTCCGCTCGAAGGTGACGGACGCGGCGTACGAGACGCGCGCGGAGACGATCCTGCACGAGCTGGCGCACATGTGGTTCGGCGACCTGGTCACCATGGAGTGGTGGAACGACCTGTGGCTGAACGAGTCGTTCGCGACGTACACCTCGATCGCGTGCCTCGCGTACGCGCCCGAGTC
Proteins encoded in this window:
- a CDS encoding AMP-binding protein, with translation MAATGTGTGTELWDLLLRGRSRGVLHHWDGEGFGHTPWREVVREAHGMAAMLRAAGVRPGSRVATVLTNSAHTVRGLLAVWLAGGTVASFPLPARGQTPEEYGSQLTRLTERLDATVLLTDETIAPMVPAGLAARLPVRSWTSLYGGGHIDPSPPGPEETAFVQYSSGSTSVPKGCALTSRAIATHLHMLYDLADGRVGDETIVSWLPLSHDMGIFGTLLNAWAFDYDFVLSSPERFGMAPRTWFRDMSEFGATMSAGTNTALHLAARAQGRTPLPKPLALKVFVVGAERVDAATLETTMAAFGPSGLSRAAFMPAYGMAEATLAVSSSRTWLEPSTRSFDGAGLMAGEITEVPDGTPGATRLVSNGPPLPGVTVTTQEPGRVSQLLVSSPSLASGYLGDPVQTAERFRDGVLHTGDLGFVHEGEVYFVGRADDLISVGGRNVYTSEIESAVESLGSVRTGCSALVDVADGGVSRLVLLLEPRRRSDDFHLIADRAAAVAREKSGIALAECVFVERGHLPRTPSGKVQRFRCRAALRPGGDAIKTLARVLLG
- a CDS encoding histidinol-phosphate transaminase; the encoded protein is MPQDGSAQPYFFTSTEITGREDWLRLHLNENPYGPPPGTVEDVCAEASDHLNRYPDSECAAMRERLAEHFRVAPEMIALGNGTDELVLLASLTFLRGTGGFVATTGGTFPGYVTSAAAVGARTHTVPLTGAAIPVAGLTAAMRQGAALTFVCNPLNPTGALLDRDEVHELIDTAESTGTVLVFDEAYIDFAGPAHEFALEAVREGRRVLVTRTFSKAWGLASVRAGFAVGPPDLIGQLNTTAMALPFNVNRQAQRAVRRALDVPEYLDRVRADNARVRELLCKTLDSLGLGYFPSAANFVMAQVPGKGSEPGDSVRFAARLAEEHHVLVRDLTALGLPGLLRISVGTEAEVERLAAALTQLLGRP
- a CDS encoding acyl-CoA dehydrogenase → MSHYKSNLRDLEFVLFEVLGRAGAYGRGAFAATDQETARAMLAEVERLAVHQLADASVAADRTPPVYDPAARSVTLPDSFKRAYRAWLQGGWHLLDLPVSQGGAEVPPSLRWAVAELALGANPALYLYQGFVGFARVLDRLGNQEQRQLARVMAERQWGGTMVLTEPEAGSDVGACRTRARRQPDGSWHLEGVKRFITSGEHDLAENIVHFVLARPDGHGPGTKGLSLFLVPKFRIAEPATGRLGARNGVYATALEDKMGLKASATCELTFGAEEPAVGMLLGEEHDGIRQMFQILEQARMIVGTKSAATLSSGYLNAAAYAKERVQGSDLAALGDRSAPKVPIIRHPEVRRSLLLQKGFAEGLRALVLYTATVQDRIASALAEGSTDEEATALNDLLLPIVKGYSSERACEQLNHALQILGGAGYTKDFPLEQYIRDTKIDTLYEGTTAIQGMDFFFRKVARDQGSALHALLAEVEKEARNETGGGLAAERALLAEAVAQLRAMADVMGTWLLCSLEEPTAVHQVGLNTTRLLMATGDVLLGWLLLRQATVAEEKLATYQDDRNSAEHAFYLSKIATARFFAQEVLPLLTAQRALAERQDSVLMELPDDAW
- a CDS encoding hemerythrin domain-containing protein → MTESNTTVLAPGHQTMLLAHRAMVRDLERIGRAARELPAVNAERTAALRDYVGRIFQLIEHHHEGEDDFLWPKLRERGADEEALALMTAEHEELTKVLHTWHTTSRRLGTDEAAPAELATRTDELRVQLAKHAADEERELSGRLAPALDDRIWKGFAKHMRKTAPVWTLRFMPAWLLSAAGPGERDGVPGAPVGRLFSGWLEKNRLAAFGEHYRTHRPGD
- a CDS encoding DUF6875 domain-containing protein; the protein is MQVPIYSPPPGQKRGDATGPPPSALLEAGRRWIEEFITRPHEGTNREGAVCPFVEPATRAGTFLLREWEVDPEIDTEGLVQVVRRMAETFETIRWEGRNRTLHTLVLVLSGLPERRFRLLDEAHRLVKPELVDRELMAAQFHPHCDERAARNPEFQVARAPVPMLAMRRMAFHDVLFLDSDPEWFAAYEKRYGTRHERGPAVDPLFAETYAAARDRWDRA